The following proteins come from a genomic window of Pangasianodon hypophthalmus isolate fPanHyp1 chromosome 24, fPanHyp1.pri, whole genome shotgun sequence:
- the ptrh1 gene encoding probable peptidyl-tRNA hydrolase isoform X1: MSRVTVWTCVLHFISFPMTLMRRIITKLVSRVLLGTSGTLHCEKMSSEIAASTSRRKKLVVGLGNPGMNGSRHSVGMAVIAALAERLGVSDQWKSDRHVSGEVIVSVHQDTQLVLLRPKLLMNVNGVSVAKAASKFCIRPEHIVLVHDELDKPLGKLAIKHGGSARGHNGVRSCIDCLHTDVMPRLRIGIGRPSGNTPVDRHVLGRFSKEEQNILSSVMEQSVELLLAQITEQQLQVTPAGGRKAAQKRKERTPSAVQEPEEKPHRTDLNCQ, encoded by the exons ATGAGTAGAGTCACTGTCTGGACCTGTGTGTTACACTTCATCAGCTTCCCCATGACACTCATGAGGCGGATCATAACTAAGCTGGTCAGTCGAGTGCTTCTGGGCACTTCGGGTACTTTACATTGTGAGAAGATGTCCAGTGAAATAGCAGCCAGCACTTCTAGGAGGAAGAAACTG GTGGTAGGGCTCGGTAACCCTGGTATGAACGGCTCACGGCACAGCGTTGGCATGGCTGTGATCGCGGCACTGGCAGAGCGTCTGGGAGTGTCTGATCAGTGGAAATCAGACAGACACGTGTCGGGAGAGGTTATTGTTTCAGTTCATCAGGATACACAACTCGTGCTTCTCCGGCCCAAACTGCTGATGAATGTCAATGGAGTGAGTGTGGCGAAGGCAG CAAGCAAATTTTGTATTCGACCCGAGCACATTGTCTTGGTACACGATGAACTTGACAAACCGCTTGGGAAGCTTGCCATCAAACATGGAGGGAGTGCAAG GGGTCACAATGGTGTCCGGTCCTGTATCGATTGCCTTCATACTGAT GTAATGCCACGGCTACGAATCGGTATCGGCAGACCCTCAGGAAACACACCCGTGGACAGACATGTTTTGGGGCGGTTTTCGAAGGAAgagcagaacattttaagctctGTAATGGAGCAAAGTGTGGAGCTTTTACTGGCACAAATCACAGAGCAGCAACTCCAAGTAACTCCAGCAGGGGGCAGGAAAGCAGCAcagaagaggaaagagaggacACCTTCTGCAGTGCAGGAACCTGAGGAAAAGCCACACAGAACTGACCTGAACTGCCAATAA
- the ptrh1 gene encoding probable peptidyl-tRNA hydrolase isoform X2 codes for MTLMRRIITKLVSRVLLGTSGTLHCEKMSSEIAASTSRRKKLVVGLGNPGMNGSRHSVGMAVIAALAERLGVSDQWKSDRHVSGEVIVSVHQDTQLVLLRPKLLMNVNGVSVAKAASKFCIRPEHIVLVHDELDKPLGKLAIKHGGSARGHNGVRSCIDCLHTDVMPRLRIGIGRPSGNTPVDRHVLGRFSKEEQNILSSVMEQSVELLLAQITEQQLQVTPAGGRKAAQKRKERTPSAVQEPEEKPHRTDLNCQ; via the exons ATGACACTCATGAGGCGGATCATAACTAAGCTGGTCAGTCGAGTGCTTCTGGGCACTTCGGGTACTTTACATTGTGAGAAGATGTCCAGTGAAATAGCAGCCAGCACTTCTAGGAGGAAGAAACTG GTGGTAGGGCTCGGTAACCCTGGTATGAACGGCTCACGGCACAGCGTTGGCATGGCTGTGATCGCGGCACTGGCAGAGCGTCTGGGAGTGTCTGATCAGTGGAAATCAGACAGACACGTGTCGGGAGAGGTTATTGTTTCAGTTCATCAGGATACACAACTCGTGCTTCTCCGGCCCAAACTGCTGATGAATGTCAATGGAGTGAGTGTGGCGAAGGCAG CAAGCAAATTTTGTATTCGACCCGAGCACATTGTCTTGGTACACGATGAACTTGACAAACCGCTTGGGAAGCTTGCCATCAAACATGGAGGGAGTGCAAG GGGTCACAATGGTGTCCGGTCCTGTATCGATTGCCTTCATACTGAT GTAATGCCACGGCTACGAATCGGTATCGGCAGACCCTCAGGAAACACACCCGTGGACAGACATGTTTTGGGGCGGTTTTCGAAGGAAgagcagaacattttaagctctGTAATGGAGCAAAGTGTGGAGCTTTTACTGGCACAAATCACAGAGCAGCAACTCCAAGTAACTCCAGCAGGGGGCAGGAAAGCAGCAcagaagaggaaagagaggacACCTTCTGCAGTGCAGGAACCTGAGGAAAAGCCACACAGAACTGACCTGAACTGCCAATAA